One segment of Triticum aestivum cultivar Chinese Spring chromosome 2A, IWGSC CS RefSeq v2.1, whole genome shotgun sequence DNA contains the following:
- the LOC123191637 gene encoding 18.8 kDa class V heat shock protein-like: MGAAPHMLRRKLHLHPELCYLKRVNYPDAAKQATECPYSSPPAPSSRPPNPVNWDETGAAHIYSADLPGVKKEEIRVEIEDGRYLVIRTELDARDAEVHGRRGSFARKFRLPGMVNTDGITTDYARGVLTVTVPRMHTRAQPVVNLIGLGPACDPVARAA; the protein is encoded by the exons ATGGGCGCCGCACCGCACATGTTGCGACGCAAGTTGCACCTTCACCCTGAGCTCTGCTATTTAAAGCGAGTGAACTATCCAGATGCGGCAAAGCAAGCTACAGA ATGCCCTTACTCTTCGCCTCCCGCTCCGTCGTCACGGCCGCCCAACCCCGTCAACTGGGATGAGACCGGCGCCGCGCATATCTACTCCGCCGACCTCCCCG GCGTGAAGAAGGAGGAGATCAGGGTGGAGATTGAGGACGGGAGGTACCTCGTCATACGCACCGAGCTGGACGCTCGTGACGCGGAAGTCCACGGCCGCCGAGGCAGTTTCGCAAGGAAGTTCCGGCTGCCGGGGATGGTGAACACCGACGGCATCACGACCGACTACGCCCGCGGCGTACTGACCGTGACAGTGCCCAGGATGCACACCCGGGCCCAGCCCGTGGTCAATCTCATCGGGCTTGGTCCTGCCTGCGACCCCGTGGCCAGAGCAGCTTAA